The Roseimicrobium gellanilyticum genome contains a region encoding:
- a CDS encoding TM2 domain-containing protein gives MSDKKFLPTLLLAIFLGGLGVHRFYVGKVGTGVLQLLTCGGIGVWALIDIIMIAMGNFRDKNGLPLAKD, from the coding sequence ATGAGCGACAAGAAATTCCTTCCCACGCTGCTGCTGGCCATCTTCCTTGGCGGACTTGGAGTACACCGCTTCTATGTGGGCAAAGTGGGTACCGGCGTGCTGCAGCTTCTTACCTGCGGCGGCATTGGCGTCTGGGCGCTGATCGACATCATCATGATCGCCATGGGGAATTTCCGGGACAAGAACGGCCTGCCGCTGGCGAAGGACTAA
- a CDS encoding Rid family detoxifying hydrolase has translation MQIISAPNAPAAVGPYSQAVRTGNLLFCSGQIPIDPTTGKIEATDVEGQAKQVIANIKAVLAGAGLTIQNVVKSTMFLQDMADFPKVNPIYEAGYEGHKPARSTIQVAKLPLGSLVEIEVIAEFAS, from the coding sequence ATGCAAATCATCTCCGCACCCAACGCCCCCGCCGCTGTCGGTCCGTATTCCCAGGCCGTGCGCACGGGGAATCTCCTCTTCTGCTCCGGTCAGATCCCGATTGATCCGACCACCGGCAAAATCGAAGCCACCGATGTGGAAGGCCAGGCCAAGCAGGTCATCGCGAACATCAAGGCCGTGCTCGCCGGCGCCGGTCTCACCATCCAGAACGTGGTGAAGTCCACGATGTTCCTCCAGGACATGGCCGACTTCCCCAAGGTGAACCCCATCTATGAAGCGGGCTACGAAGGCCACAAGCCAGCTCGTTCCACCATCCAGGTGGCGAAGCTTCCCCTCGGCTCGCTGGTCGAGATCGAAGTGATCGCTGAGTTCGCCAGCTAG
- a CDS encoding PQQ-binding-like beta-propeller repeat protein — MELPGPTMLRRLAPIALLSCFSAATLHAEWNQWRGSQRNGISDDSTPIAGSLPQGSLTPIWESGTIPSDHDGGHSSPVVSGGRVYLSVVWHTRVPSETRLIDEEVISAVGHRGTNVLGAELTKKMEDARKSRPGSMRGTALDEAAKKWVEENFSEEQKLVLGTWAEQRFKQGKNAIDVELLDKVAKRQNKPFATAAELLTWAETEFPDTTVRERILKAIPDTLKVGRDTIVCLDGQTGKELWKFEHEGQPTGRRTSGTPAVVDGKVYAVGSTNLYAVDAEKGTLVWKTELKPAGAGSSPLVNDDKVYVMAGGLMCVETATGKTLWTSKEVKGDTASPVLWKTSDGKTTLVCNANKGLIGLDPATGEKRWEVEGGGQSSPVIEGDHLVIFSGAQDVGLRCYLAQKDAAPKTLWSHWWMSRRYTGSPIIHEGHVYLMCGGKHQCVSLADGKVKWQEEVESTITSPLLVDGKILSIEQNGIFLRLIKADPASYQLLGRAKVEAMWCPTPAPYDGRLIVRRKDKVVCFDLRQK; from the coding sequence ATGGAACTACCCGGTCCCACCATGCTGCGTCGTCTTGCCCCCATTGCTTTGCTTTCGTGTTTTTCTGCTGCCACACTCCACGCGGAGTGGAATCAATGGCGCGGCTCGCAGCGCAACGGCATCAGCGATGACTCCACGCCGATTGCCGGTTCGCTGCCTCAGGGAAGCCTGACCCCCATCTGGGAAAGCGGCACCATTCCCAGCGACCATGACGGTGGACACAGCAGTCCCGTGGTCAGTGGCGGACGCGTGTATTTGAGTGTCGTGTGGCACACGCGTGTGCCCTCGGAGACGCGTCTCATTGATGAAGAAGTGATCAGCGCCGTGGGGCATCGCGGTACCAACGTGCTCGGCGCGGAACTCACGAAGAAGATGGAGGACGCGCGCAAGAGCCGCCCTGGCAGCATGCGTGGCACGGCCCTTGATGAGGCCGCGAAGAAGTGGGTGGAGGAGAACTTCAGCGAAGAGCAGAAGCTTGTGCTGGGTACTTGGGCCGAGCAGCGCTTCAAGCAGGGGAAGAACGCCATCGATGTCGAGCTGCTGGATAAAGTGGCAAAACGACAGAACAAACCATTCGCCACTGCGGCGGAGTTGCTCACGTGGGCAGAGACTGAATTCCCAGACACGACTGTGCGCGAGCGTATCCTCAAGGCGATCCCCGACACCTTGAAGGTCGGCCGCGACACCATCGTGTGCCTCGACGGGCAGACCGGAAAGGAACTGTGGAAGTTTGAGCACGAGGGCCAGCCCACGGGGCGCCGCACCTCCGGAACCCCCGCCGTCGTGGATGGCAAGGTGTATGCCGTGGGCAGCACCAACCTCTACGCAGTGGATGCGGAAAAAGGCACACTTGTCTGGAAGACTGAGCTCAAGCCCGCCGGTGCTGGCAGCTCGCCACTCGTGAACGATGACAAGGTCTACGTCATGGCGGGCGGCCTCATGTGCGTGGAGACCGCCACTGGCAAGACCCTCTGGACCAGCAAGGAAGTGAAGGGAGACACCGCCAGCCCTGTCCTCTGGAAGACAAGCGACGGCAAGACCACCCTGGTGTGTAATGCCAACAAAGGACTCATCGGCCTCGATCCCGCCACAGGTGAGAAACGTTGGGAGGTGGAAGGCGGTGGCCAGTCATCGCCGGTGATTGAAGGCGATCACCTTGTCATCTTCAGCGGTGCCCAGGATGTGGGCCTGCGCTGCTACCTCGCGCAGAAAGATGCCGCACCCAAGACCCTGTGGTCCCACTGGTGGATGTCCCGTCGCTACACCGGCTCCCCCATCATCCATGAAGGTCACGTCTATCTCATGTGCGGCGGCAAGCACCAGTGCGTGAGCCTCGCCGATGGCAAAGTGAAGTGGCAGGAGGAAGTGGAGAGCACCATCACTTCACCCCTGCTGGTGGATGGCAAGATTCTCAGCATCGAGCAGAACGGCATCTTCCTGCGCCTCATCAAAGCCGACCCCGCCAGCTACCAACTCCTTGGTCGCGCCAAGGTGGAGGCCATGTGGTGTCCTACACCCGCTCCCTACGACGGCCGTCTCATTGTCCGTCGCAAGGACAAGGTGGTGTGCTTTGACTTGCGGCAGAAATAA
- a CDS encoding PepSY-associated TM helix domain-containing protein, protein MKRRLFFLHSWLGLVAGFGLIIIGLTGSVLVFKDELDGVLFPQMLKVDPAGRERQSFDALLSSARKAVPGYEVMGWDKASAPDRADLAYVVKHGTDTWQGITVNPYTGEVLAKPMDREDTITGWLLSFHYSFLADHTGELIAGLCAALLCLLGITGVWLYRGFWKTLFTLRWGRSARIFFSDFHKMVGITSVAFNLILGFTGAWWNLGHLIGHLLEEEHAGEEEAQKITQTYYSSTITMDALVKKAQEKIPGFSTGFISLPSAPGLGITLYGQAGEGLLTSPYGSTVMFDQQTGEVKEVKDLRQAGAWAKIEDTFRPLHFGNFGGIPVKILWCIGGLTPGTLAVTGFFMWWKRRNPPRKKKASGNAPEKSATLEEEVAELAARRVQGM, encoded by the coding sequence ATGAAGCGCCGTCTTTTCTTCCTCCACTCCTGGCTCGGTCTGGTTGCCGGTTTCGGCTTGATCATTATTGGCCTAACCGGCAGCGTGCTGGTATTCAAGGACGAGCTGGATGGTGTGCTCTTCCCCCAGATGCTGAAGGTGGACCCGGCAGGACGTGAGCGACAGTCCTTCGACGCCCTGCTGTCCTCCGCGAGAAAGGCCGTGCCAGGCTACGAGGTCATGGGCTGGGACAAGGCAAGCGCGCCCGACCGTGCCGATCTGGCCTACGTCGTGAAGCACGGTACGGACACGTGGCAGGGAATCACGGTCAACCCCTACACGGGGGAGGTGCTGGCCAAGCCAATGGATCGTGAAGACACCATCACGGGGTGGCTGCTTTCGTTTCACTACAGCTTCCTCGCAGACCACACTGGGGAGCTGATCGCCGGGCTCTGCGCGGCATTGTTGTGCCTCCTCGGCATCACCGGTGTATGGCTCTACCGTGGGTTCTGGAAGACACTTTTCACCCTGCGCTGGGGTCGGAGTGCACGCATCTTCTTCTCCGACTTTCACAAGATGGTGGGCATCACTTCCGTGGCCTTCAATCTCATCCTGGGCTTCACCGGAGCCTGGTGGAACCTTGGTCACCTCATCGGTCACCTTCTGGAGGAAGAACATGCCGGGGAGGAGGAAGCCCAAAAGATCACCCAGACTTACTACTCGAGCACGATCACCATGGACGCCCTGGTGAAGAAGGCGCAGGAGAAAATTCCCGGCTTCAGCACCGGCTTCATCTCACTCCCCTCCGCCCCCGGGCTCGGCATCACGCTCTATGGCCAGGCGGGTGAAGGACTGCTGACCAGTCCGTATGGCAGCACGGTGATGTTCGACCAGCAGACTGGAGAAGTGAAGGAAGTCAAAGACCTGCGTCAAGCTGGTGCTTGGGCAAAGATTGAAGACACCTTCCGCCCGCTGCACTTCGGCAACTTCGGCGGCATCCCGGTGAAAATCCTGTGGTGCATCGGTGGCCTCACGCCAGGCACCCTCGCAGTGACCGGCTTCTTCATGTGGTGGAAACGCCGCAATCCCCCGCGGAAGAAGAAGGCTTCCGGCAATGCCCCGGAGAAGTCAGCCACCCTTGAGGAGGAAGTCGCGGAGCTGGCAGCGCGCCGGGTGCAGGGCATGTGA
- a CDS encoding glycoside hydrolase — protein sequence MRRHCTFSLLLATVCWLAGDLASQAQTGKKIYLAPDDHTDFIWSASEADYYGYFQKMLSYHLDQIKITAKEPAGRQSKFTTDGSLWLKVFRDGSLKPDFDLAGKGDRFAELMQRHKEGNLTTPLTPLVCSWGGAPAEAVLRSMYFPGRLERQYDMRFRFAQALENQTIPFGLGSLWSGSGAKYAWHGVCACATVVKEDELRNREREVYRWRGQDGSSMLMKWYTYFTNESIGGYAEARKPDKATELLLNEPRYQGYQVLGAFGQGWDDKLTLNSDIRDYVWRREPDEHEVRVSNTIDFFEQFETQQAPLLQDFSAAFGNDWDIQPASLAEVSARVKRSLIKLRAAEAMAAFVALENPKFKEDATTKRARELAFLNLGLYFEHDLTVTGFAQERLDWQKRLVEEIDRYVQALYVDATSALGSLIKKSGNGTRFFIFNPLGWERTDVANIPWTDNEPVHVVDLTTGEEIPSQFVPTSVKPTALRILAGDVPSAGYKVYEVRPGKGKDPTTTLTHEDTTIANEFYRIALSGRGAITSMQPASGGGLEFVKAASPLKFNDLTTNPDSKTAPDGGTVSLEGGVGPVSVTLRAVRREIPAHTVKVTLYRGIPRVEIENTVTENFGNTPHYWAYHTAFAESPDTHHEEVGAILLAKLTSDAGHYSPVAARYDLLTMNSFVTMTGKIGSTAAGLTLSNADGLFFRLGNSTSHSLDTVTPSFHPLLGGKFTGLDSQGHETRFLQRYALRAHTAYSPVSAMKFAQEHQNPLVVGAVTGGKVYPEDRASLLQVDNPNVLLWALKVHDDGIGKGLVARAWNLATRPQSYTLSTLRPMGEARRITHIETDDATLTAPILKEGRMTATAHGYEMQTHRMVIGR from the coding sequence ATGCGTCGTCACTGCACGTTCTCACTCCTGCTCGCTACGGTCTGCTGGCTGGCAGGAGACCTCGCTTCTCAGGCGCAGACTGGAAAAAAGATCTACCTCGCACCGGATGACCACACCGACTTCATCTGGAGCGCCTCCGAAGCGGACTACTACGGCTATTTCCAGAAGATGCTCAGCTATCATCTGGACCAAATCAAAATCACCGCGAAGGAACCGGCGGGACGCCAGAGCAAGTTCACCACGGACGGCTCGCTATGGCTCAAGGTGTTTCGTGATGGCAGCCTGAAGCCCGACTTCGACCTCGCAGGGAAGGGCGACCGCTTTGCTGAACTCATGCAGCGGCACAAGGAGGGCAACCTCACCACACCACTCACCCCGTTGGTCTGCTCCTGGGGCGGAGCGCCAGCGGAAGCGGTACTGCGTTCCATGTATTTCCCCGGGAGACTGGAGAGGCAGTACGACATGCGCTTCCGTTTTGCGCAGGCATTGGAAAATCAGACCATCCCCTTCGGCCTGGGATCCTTGTGGAGCGGATCCGGCGCGAAGTACGCGTGGCACGGTGTGTGTGCCTGCGCGACGGTGGTGAAGGAAGATGAGCTGCGGAATCGCGAACGCGAGGTCTACCGCTGGCGCGGGCAGGATGGCAGCTCCATGCTCATGAAGTGGTACACCTACTTCACGAATGAAAGCATTGGTGGTTATGCCGAAGCGCGCAAGCCGGACAAGGCCACCGAACTGCTTCTCAACGAACCTCGCTACCAGGGCTATCAGGTGCTGGGCGCCTTTGGCCAGGGATGGGATGACAAGCTGACACTGAATAGCGACATCCGTGACTATGTGTGGAGGCGCGAGCCGGATGAGCACGAGGTGCGCGTGTCCAACACGATCGATTTCTTTGAGCAATTTGAAACACAACAGGCGCCGCTGCTTCAGGATTTCAGCGCGGCATTCGGCAATGATTGGGACATCCAACCGGCGTCGCTTGCAGAGGTCTCCGCCCGGGTGAAGCGCTCCCTGATCAAACTTCGTGCCGCCGAAGCCATGGCAGCGTTCGTGGCGCTGGAGAATCCGAAATTCAAAGAGGATGCAACCACGAAGCGCGCGCGTGAGCTCGCCTTTCTAAACCTGGGGCTGTACTTCGAGCACGACCTCACAGTCACCGGTTTCGCGCAGGAACGACTCGACTGGCAGAAGCGGCTGGTGGAAGAAATCGACCGCTATGTGCAGGCGCTCTATGTGGATGCGACTTCAGCGCTCGGCTCGCTCATCAAAAAGTCCGGCAACGGCACACGCTTCTTCATCTTCAATCCGCTGGGCTGGGAACGCACGGATGTGGCGAACATTCCATGGACGGACAACGAGCCGGTGCATGTGGTGGATCTCACCACGGGTGAAGAAATACCTTCGCAATTCGTACCAACTTCGGTGAAGCCCACCGCGCTGCGCATCCTGGCAGGCGACGTACCCAGTGCAGGCTACAAGGTGTACGAGGTTCGCCCAGGAAAGGGGAAGGACCCCACAACCACGCTCACGCACGAGGACACCACGATTGCGAATGAGTTCTACCGCATCGCGCTTTCAGGGCGTGGCGCCATCACCAGCATGCAGCCGGCCTCGGGCGGTGGTCTTGAGTTTGTGAAGGCGGCAAGCCCTCTAAAGTTCAACGATCTCACCACGAATCCGGACAGTAAAACGGCACCCGATGGTGGCACCGTGAGTTTGGAGGGCGGTGTGGGGCCAGTATCCGTCACGCTGCGGGCGGTGCGTCGTGAGATTCCTGCGCATACCGTGAAGGTCACGCTGTATCGCGGCATTCCCAGAGTGGAGATCGAGAACACGGTCACGGAGAACTTCGGCAACACGCCGCACTACTGGGCATACCACACCGCCTTTGCCGAGAGCCCGGATACGCATCACGAAGAAGTGGGCGCCATCCTCCTCGCAAAGCTCACCTCGGATGCGGGCCATTACTCACCTGTAGCCGCGAGATACGATCTGCTGACCATGAATTCCTTCGTCACGATGACGGGAAAGATCGGCAGCACAGCCGCTGGGCTGACGCTTTCCAACGCAGACGGTCTTTTCTTCCGCCTGGGGAACAGCACGTCGCACAGCCTCGATACGGTGACGCCTTCCTTCCACCCACTCCTGGGGGGCAAGTTTACCGGGCTCGATAGCCAGGGGCATGAGACGCGTTTCCTGCAGCGCTACGCCCTCCGTGCGCACACCGCCTACTCCCCCGTGAGTGCGATGAAGTTCGCCCAGGAACACCAGAATCCCCTTGTCGTGGGGGCCGTAACCGGAGGCAAGGTGTATCCTGAGGATCGCGCTTCACTTCTCCAAGTGGACAATCCCAACGTACTCCTCTGGGCTCTCAAGGTCCATGACGATGGCATTGGCAAGGGGCTCGTGGCACGCGCGTGGAATCTGGCCACACGTCCACAGAGCTATACCCTCTCCACCCTGCGTCCCATGGGCGAAGCACGTCGCATCACCCACATCGAAACGGACGACGCCACGCTCACCGCTCCCATCCTCAAGGAGGGCAGGATGACGGCGACCGCGCACGGGTACGAGATGCAGACGCATCGGATGGTGATTGGCAGGTAG
- a CDS encoding DUF1501 domain-containing protein, with product MDPFASHRQILTRRALFGRAAQGLGAAALGALLTRDGFATLPDKLAPVLPHFAPKAKRVIYLLQNGAPAHVELFDYKPKLKEWHGRQIPDEVVGGRRFSTMTGSQTERPVLGNITNFAQHGQSGAWVSDFMPHTAAIADDLCFIKSMHTEAVNHAPAITFFLTGGEQAGRPSMGSWLSYGLGSDSSDLPSFVVMTSRDKEASCGQIFYDFYWGSGFLPSKYQGVKFRGSGDPVLYLSNPEGMSRSMRRGLLDDLAQLNEMKLAQSGDPEIATRISQYEMAYRMQASVPELTDFSKEPKHILDMYGPDVMKQGSYAYNCLMARRLAERGVRFTQLMHAGWDQHRNLNTQLKIQCQDTDAPSAALVKDLKQRGLLDDTLVIWGGEFGRTPFLQGKISETAQWGRDHHPYGFTLWMAGGGVKPGMSHGATDEFGFNAVTDKVHVHDFQATVMHLLGIDHERFTFRFQGRQFRLTDVHGHVVKQVLA from the coding sequence ATGGACCCTTTTGCTTCACATCGACAGATCCTGACCCGCCGTGCGCTCTTCGGCAGGGCGGCGCAGGGACTCGGGGCAGCAGCCTTGGGTGCGCTGCTCACTCGGGATGGGTTTGCGACTCTGCCAGACAAGCTCGCGCCAGTGCTGCCCCATTTCGCACCAAAGGCGAAACGGGTGATCTACCTCCTGCAGAATGGCGCGCCAGCTCATGTGGAGCTCTTCGACTACAAGCCGAAGCTCAAGGAATGGCACGGCAGGCAAATCCCGGATGAAGTGGTGGGTGGGAGACGGTTCAGCACCATGACCGGAAGCCAGACGGAGCGTCCGGTACTGGGCAACATCACGAACTTCGCGCAGCACGGGCAAAGCGGCGCGTGGGTGAGCGACTTCATGCCCCACACGGCGGCGATTGCGGATGACCTGTGCTTCATCAAGTCGATGCACACGGAGGCGGTAAACCACGCACCCGCCATCACCTTCTTCCTCACCGGGGGCGAGCAGGCAGGACGCCCCAGCATGGGCTCGTGGTTGAGCTACGGACTCGGCAGTGACTCCAGTGACCTGCCTTCCTTCGTGGTGATGACTTCACGCGACAAGGAGGCGTCTTGCGGGCAGATTTTCTATGACTTCTACTGGGGCAGCGGCTTCCTGCCTTCCAAGTACCAAGGGGTGAAGTTCCGAGGCAGCGGGGATCCGGTACTGTACCTGAGCAACCCCGAAGGGATGAGCCGCTCGATGCGGCGGGGGCTGCTGGATGACCTGGCGCAACTCAATGAGATGAAGCTTGCGCAATCCGGCGATCCGGAAATCGCCACTCGCATTTCGCAATATGAGATGGCCTACCGCATGCAGGCGAGCGTGCCGGAGCTCACAGACTTCTCCAAGGAGCCAAAGCACATCCTGGACATGTATGGGCCTGATGTGATGAAGCAGGGCAGCTATGCGTACAACTGCCTCATGGCGCGGCGTCTTGCGGAACGTGGAGTGCGCTTCACCCAGCTCATGCATGCGGGTTGGGACCAACATCGCAATCTAAACACCCAGCTCAAAATCCAGTGCCAGGATACCGATGCCCCGAGTGCGGCTCTGGTGAAAGACCTGAAGCAGCGGGGACTGCTGGATGATACGCTGGTGATCTGGGGTGGAGAATTTGGGCGTACGCCCTTCCTGCAGGGCAAGATTTCCGAGACGGCTCAATGGGGTCGCGACCACCACCCCTATGGTTTCACGCTCTGGATGGCGGGCGGCGGTGTGAAGCCCGGGATGAGCCATGGCGCCACGGACGAATTCGGCTTCAATGCCGTCACGGACAAGGTTCACGTGCACGATTTCCAGGCGACGGTGATGCATCTGCTGGGCATCGACCACGAGCGCTTCACCTTCCGCTTCCAAGGGCGGCAGTTCCGGCTCACGGATGTGCACGGGCATGTGGTGAAGCAGGTGCTGGCCTGA
- a CDS encoding PSD1 and planctomycete cytochrome C domain-containing protein yields the protein MHSMLAKRLTLTGFTLVGLVCVAPAAGKLDFNRDIQPILSENCYHCHGPDKAERKGGLRLDEEKAAKETKDGVTAILAGKSADSEIIKRILSHDPDEVMPTPKSNRKLTAAQKETLQRWIDEGAVWGRHWAFERVEKPAVPSSQDLRFEISNLKSVNPIDAFIHAKLAQEKLQPGVEASKQTLIRRVTLDLTGVPPTPEEVDAFLKDGSPQAYEKVVDRLLQSPRYGERWSWDWLDAARYADTNGYQGDPTRTMWPWRDWVVKVINNNMPYDQFTVWQIAGDLLPNATMEQRLATGFNRNHMFNGEGGRIAEETRVENVFDRVETTGTVWLGLTMACTKCHDHKFDQLTQKDYYGLYDIFNQTTEEGRGGGGRTGGVPPVLDVAGADELDELAKREKLVKEAAAAVEKYEETRFPRAKGRPASESPAAKSLSSNVTSSIAEAPARRAIGLIDRITTELKDETEYVAVLKPLRGAVKRRDEINNKIVRVMVMDTIAKPRETFILSKGLYDKPTPEKVTANTPATLPPLPADAPRNRLGLAQWLVDRNNPLTARVTVNRFWQALFGIGLVKTAEDFGVQGEKPVHQPLLDWLSVTFMESGWDVKALHKLMVMSTTYRQASNVSPALLEKDPENRLLARAPRYRLPSWMIRDAALFSSGLLKETLGGPPVKTYQPEGIWEEATFGKITYKPDTGDALHRRTLYTFWRRIVGPTMLFDNPARQYCSVNVSRTNTPLHALITMNDITYVEAARTLAQRVLLAEKEDTQRLDLAFRLVLSRAASPDERGILLQRVNYLKTQFGENKAEADKLLKVGESPRDVSLEASTHAAWTSVCLLVLNLDEALTKE from the coding sequence ATGCATTCGATGCTGGCAAAGCGCCTCACGCTCACGGGGTTCACCCTCGTGGGCTTGGTTTGTGTTGCGCCTGCGGCAGGGAAGCTGGACTTCAACCGCGACATCCAGCCCATCCTCAGCGAGAACTGCTACCACTGCCACGGGCCTGACAAGGCGGAGCGCAAAGGGGGACTGCGGCTGGACGAGGAAAAGGCCGCCAAGGAAACCAAGGACGGCGTGACCGCCATCCTCGCCGGAAAGAGCGCGGACAGCGAAATCATCAAGCGCATCCTCAGCCATGATCCGGATGAGGTCATGCCGACTCCGAAGAGCAATCGCAAGCTCACCGCCGCGCAGAAGGAAACGCTCCAGCGCTGGATTGATGAAGGTGCCGTGTGGGGCAGGCACTGGGCCTTTGAGCGGGTGGAGAAGCCCGCTGTGCCTTCGTCACAGGATTTGAGATTTGAGATTTCAAATCTCAAATCCGTGAATCCGATCGATGCCTTCATCCATGCGAAGCTGGCGCAGGAGAAGCTGCAGCCGGGCGTAGAGGCCTCGAAGCAGACACTCATTCGACGAGTAACGCTGGATCTCACCGGCGTGCCGCCCACTCCGGAGGAAGTGGATGCCTTTCTCAAGGACGGCTCACCGCAGGCTTATGAAAAGGTGGTGGATCGCCTGCTGCAGTCACCACGCTACGGCGAGCGCTGGAGCTGGGACTGGCTGGATGCAGCCCGGTATGCCGACACGAACGGCTACCAAGGCGACCCTACGCGGACCATGTGGCCGTGGCGCGATTGGGTGGTGAAGGTCATCAACAACAACATGCCTTATGACCAGTTCACGGTCTGGCAGATTGCAGGTGACTTGCTGCCCAATGCCACGATGGAGCAACGCCTGGCAACGGGTTTCAATCGCAACCACATGTTCAACGGCGAGGGAGGGCGCATCGCAGAAGAGACACGGGTGGAGAATGTCTTCGACCGCGTGGAGACGACCGGCACGGTGTGGCTGGGTCTTACCATGGCATGCACCAAGTGCCATGATCACAAGTTCGACCAGCTGACTCAGAAAGACTACTACGGCCTCTACGACATCTTCAACCAGACCACGGAAGAAGGTCGTGGAGGAGGTGGCCGCACGGGCGGTGTGCCGCCGGTGCTCGATGTGGCCGGGGCCGACGAGCTGGATGAACTCGCGAAACGGGAGAAGCTGGTGAAGGAAGCAGCCGCTGCCGTGGAGAAGTATGAGGAGACTCGCTTTCCTCGCGCCAAGGGCAGACCGGCCTCAGAATCGCCGGCGGCAAAGTCGCTCTCCAGCAATGTGACGAGTTCGATCGCGGAAGCCCCGGCACGGAGGGCCATCGGCCTCATCGATCGCATCACGACGGAACTGAAGGATGAAACGGAATACGTGGCGGTCTTGAAGCCACTGCGTGGCGCGGTGAAGCGGCGTGATGAAATCAACAACAAGATCGTGCGTGTGATGGTGATGGATACCATCGCGAAGCCACGCGAGACCTTCATTCTCTCCAAAGGACTCTACGACAAGCCCACTCCAGAGAAAGTCACCGCGAACACTCCTGCAACCCTACCGCCACTGCCAGCAGACGCGCCACGCAACCGCCTCGGTCTCGCGCAATGGCTGGTGGACCGGAATAATCCGCTCACCGCTCGTGTGACCGTGAACCGCTTCTGGCAGGCGCTCTTCGGCATTGGCCTGGTGAAGACCGCAGAAGACTTCGGAGTGCAGGGTGAGAAGCCGGTGCACCAGCCGCTGCTGGACTGGCTCTCGGTAACTTTCATGGAAAGCGGTTGGGACGTGAAAGCACTGCACAAGCTCATGGTGATGAGCACCACCTACCGCCAGGCTTCAAACGTCTCCCCTGCCCTGCTCGAGAAGGATCCCGAGAACCGCCTGCTCGCACGCGCTCCACGCTATCGCCTTCCCTCGTGGATGATTCGCGATGCCGCACTCTTCTCCTCCGGCCTGCTCAAGGAAACTCTCGGCGGCCCGCCAGTGAAGACCTATCAACCCGAAGGCATCTGGGAGGAAGCCACCTTTGGAAAGATCACCTACAAGCCGGATACCGGCGACGCCCTGCATCGCCGCACGCTCTACACCTTCTGGCGTCGCATCGTGGGGCCCACGATGTTGTTCGACAATCCCGCACGACAGTACTGCTCCGTGAATGTGAGCCGCACGAACACACCGCTGCATGCACTCATCACGATGAATGACATCACGTATGTGGAAGCGGCGCGTACCCTGGCCCAGCGGGTGTTGCTTGCAGAAAAGGAGGATACCCAGCGTCTGGATCTCGCCTTCCGTTTGGTGCTCTCGCGTGCTGCGAGCCCGGATGAGCGGGGCATTCTCCTCCAGCGTGTGAACTATCTGAAGACACAGTTCGGCGAGAACAAAGCCGAGGCGGACAAGCTTTTGAAGGTGGGTGAGTCTCCTCGTGACGTCTCACTGGAGGCAAGCACACACGCGGCGTGGACTTCGGTGTGCCTGTTGGTGCTGAACTTGGATGAGGCGCTGACGAAAGAATAG
- a CDS encoding ferritin has protein sequence MPIPNSVQTAINAQIKNELQAHYNYLGMAVHFDSTPYRGFAKWMRLQATEEYGHAMKLYDFLSDRNGRVELTTLDAPKTTYDAHPLDAFRTSFANEQLVTAQINDLYELAQKEKDFATLQFLAWFLQEQVEEESTVLLMIERLELVGNDPAGLLRLDDEAGRRVAEAPAPASGGGK, from the coding sequence ATGCCCATTCCCAATTCCGTCCAAACTGCCATCAATGCCCAGATCAAGAATGAGCTGCAGGCACACTACAACTACCTCGGCATGGCTGTCCACTTTGACTCCACGCCGTACCGAGGCTTTGCCAAGTGGATGCGCCTCCAGGCCACCGAGGAATACGGCCACGCGATGAAACTGTACGACTTCCTCTCCGACCGCAATGGCCGGGTGGAACTCACCACACTCGACGCGCCCAAGACCACCTACGACGCGCACCCGCTGGATGCCTTCAGGACCTCCTTCGCCAACGAGCAGCTCGTCACGGCCCAAATCAATGACCTTTATGAGCTGGCCCAGAAGGAAAAGGACTTCGCCACACTACAGTTCCTCGCCTGGTTCCTTCAGGAGCAGGTGGAGGAAGAAAGCACGGTGCTGCTCATGATCGAGCGCCTGGAACTGGTGGGCAATGACCCCGCCGGACTCCTGCGCCTCGACGATGAAGCCGGTCGCCGTGTGGCTGAGGCTCCTGCTCCTGCTTCAGGTGGCGGCAAATGA